One stretch of Halobacillus litoralis DNA includes these proteins:
- the mmuM gene encoding homocysteine S-methyltransferase, whose product MDPVRQILEQNSVMILDGALATELEAYGCDLDDPLWSAKVLLENPVAIKDVHKEYFKAGADCAITSSYQATIAGFEERGFSEEQSLSLIKKTVELARSARDEYWEEASSVNKVKPLVAASIGPYGAYLADGSEYIGKYGVTDQQLMDFHRPRMKALVEAGADLLAMETLPSYQEARVLAALLREFPESYAWMSFTLKDGEKISDGTALRSCAEELNDNRQIAAIGVNCAPMEIAADAVAVLKEHTDKPVLMYPNSGETYNPDSNTWHGEGGVVGFDDASERWIDQGASIIGGCCRTTPEHIRGLVLKWK is encoded by the coding sequence ATGGATCCTGTTAGACAAATCCTTGAACAGAACTCTGTCATGATCCTGGATGGCGCTTTAGCGACAGAGCTTGAAGCTTATGGCTGCGACTTGGACGATCCTTTATGGTCGGCCAAAGTTCTATTGGAAAATCCTGTGGCTATTAAGGATGTACATAAAGAATATTTCAAAGCGGGAGCGGATTGTGCCATTACATCCAGTTACCAGGCGACGATCGCAGGATTTGAGGAACGAGGCTTTTCTGAAGAGCAATCGTTATCGTTGATCAAGAAAACGGTGGAGCTTGCAAGGAGCGCAAGAGACGAATATTGGGAAGAAGCGTCTTCTGTGAACAAAGTGAAGCCGTTAGTGGCCGCTTCGATCGGTCCTTATGGAGCTTATCTTGCAGACGGCTCAGAATACATTGGAAAATATGGTGTAACGGATCAACAGTTGATGGATTTCCATCGTCCGAGAATGAAAGCATTGGTAGAAGCCGGGGCAGACCTTCTCGCGATGGAAACTCTCCCCTCTTACCAAGAGGCGAGAGTCTTGGCCGCATTATTAAGAGAATTTCCTGAGTCGTATGCCTGGATGTCTTTTACATTAAAAGATGGAGAGAAAATCAGCGACGGGACGGCTCTTCGATCTTGTGCTGAAGAGCTGAATGACAACAGACAAATCGCTGCAATCGGGGTGAACTGTGCCCCAATGGAGATAGCTGCAGATGCCGTGGCTGTCCTGAAAGAACATACAGATAAGCCAGTGCTTATGTATCCGAACTCCGGCGAAACGTATAATCCAGATTCCAATACGTGGCACGGAGAGGGGGGCGTGGTAGGCTTTGATGATGCTTCGGAACGTTGGATTGATCAAGGGGCATCAATCATTGGTGGGTGCTGCCGGACGACGCCTGAGCATATTCGTGGGTTGGTGTTGAAGTGGAAATGA
- a CDS encoding DUF4870 domain-containing protein codes for MDQESKTKNSSREEEKKSSTGLEENVGGLLTYLLGFISGIVFLLIEKENDFIRFHAMQSVILFGFFFIFGFVVNFIPIIGLFVSLLMAPVTLVLWIVLMVKAYQGERYHLPVTGKMAEEQLQKMVKA; via the coding sequence GATCAAGAATCAAAAACGAAAAATTCAAGCCGTGAGGAAGAGAAAAAATCTTCGACAGGTTTAGAGGAAAACGTCGGAGGTCTGCTTACCTATTTGCTCGGTTTTATCAGTGGCATCGTCTTTCTTCTTATTGAAAAGGAAAACGACTTCATCCGTTTTCATGCGATGCAGTCCGTGATTCTATTTGGTTTCTTTTTCATTTTTGGATTTGTCGTCAATTTCATTCCGATCATCGGCCTTTTTGTAAGCTTATTGATGGCCCCAGTTACCTTGGTGTTATGGATTGTATTGATGGTAAAAGCGTACCAGGGGGAAAGGTATCATTTACCGGTGACGGGGAAAATGGCGGAGGAACAATTACAGAAAATGGTGAAAGCATAA